The Ipomoea triloba cultivar NCNSP0323 chromosome 4, ASM357664v1 DNA segment TGTATAGCTCCTGTTAAAATatagtttcaactttcaaagtgTACAATGATGGTTAAAAATAGACTGAATGCAAAGAAAACAAGCCATCGAGCTTGGAGTCATTTTTTTATGTAATGAAGTCATGCAGTTTTCAAATACAACTTGTATTAAGTATTTCTCTACAACTTGTATTAATAGCTTCTTTCACTGGCAAACCAACCGGCCCACACTGGGCGGGCGCAAAGCAGAGAGAATAAACAAATCCTAAATTGTTCTTATCATTGCATATTCTCTTAGGAAATGGATATTTCGTCAATACTCATTCAAAGTAATCGATAATTAGCTTTTCATAAGCATATAAACCTTGTActcttaattattaatatttgtctCAACAATGCCCTAATTGCTTgtaaaacaaaagaaaggaaatgaccaatttttttttaatgtcaattTCGAATTCTCGCAACACTGACCTTGCGTCCAACAAAGGGCTGAGGGAATACGAGATCTTCATATACACAATTCTCAGCTATAAGGCCTTCAACCGAGGCCAAGTCGCGGCCATTGATGCCGGAGTAGAATTTCCTCACCACGCTCGACGCCGATTCCAACTCATCAGTGATGATAGTAGGAGCAGTAGACACAGAGGAAGCCGGGGTTAGCACCGCCCCCTGATTGCGGTACCGCACAATCGACTTAGCTACTGGACGGCAGAACTCAGCGGCTCTATCAGCGCGGGGAAAAAAACCGCCACCGCCGGAAGTAGTGGAGAGGTTTGATTTGGGAGGACGAAGGGAGAAAGATGGGACGGAGGTCGTCAGCATCGCCATCGCTGAACCTTCTTGAGGGTGAACCCAATGGCGCGAATAATAACCGCCAGAAAATATTACTGGTGAGAGAGattttgtgaaaaataaaaataaaaataaaaataaaaataaaaataaaaataataataataacggtTATGGGCTTAATGAAATCCTTGTAGTTGTGGGATAGGGCCCAATTTCATTCTAAAAGCAGTATTGTTTGTTTATGGGCCAACTCTTAAAACATTATGACCCAATTTAATTCCAACGGcaaattatacaatggaccATTATCCACATTGCAAGATAAATCATGATACAAGATCACATTTAATattctataaattcatttttag contains these protein-coding regions:
- the LOC116015294 gene encoding uncharacterized protein LOC116015294, giving the protein MAMLTTSVPSFSLRPPKSNLSTTSGGGGFFPRADRAAEFCRPVAKSIVRYRNQGAVLTPASSVSTAPTIITDELESASSVVRKFYSGINGRDLASVEGLIAENCVYEDLVFPQPFVGRKAILEFFRKFIDSVGPDLQFVIDDISEEDSSAVGVTWHLEWKGRPFPFSKGCSFYRLEAVDGQRQILYGRDSVEPAIKPGETALVAIRGVAWLLQQFPQLAERL